Proteins from one Streptomyces roseifaciens genomic window:
- a CDS encoding ABC transporter permease — translation MSAPATAPVQDAPDERLMHRSHLRRLLGRPELGAVVGAVAVFVFFSVVADSFLQTSSLSTVLYASSTIGIMAVPVALLMIGGEFDLSAGVMVTSAALVSSMFSYQMTANVWAGAGVSLLAMLAVGFFNGFVLTRTKLPSFIITLATFLMLTGLNLGFTKLIGGTVSTKTIGDMEGFESARAVFASHLTIGGVDLQVTILWWLGLVALATWVLLRTRAGNWIFAVGGNSDAARAVGVPVKGTKIALYMAVAFCAWISGQHLLMSYDVVQSGEGVGNELLYIIAAVIGGCLMTGGYGSAIGSAVGAFIFGMASKGIVYAQWNPDWFKFFLGAMLLLATLLNAWVRKRAEARK, via the coding sequence ATGAGCGCCCCTGCAACGGCCCCCGTCCAGGACGCCCCCGACGAACGGCTGATGCACCGCTCGCACCTGCGCCGGCTGCTCGGCCGCCCCGAGCTCGGTGCGGTCGTCGGCGCGGTGGCGGTCTTCGTCTTCTTCTCGGTCGTCGCCGACAGCTTCCTCCAGACGTCGAGCCTGTCGACGGTGCTCTACGCCTCCTCGACCATCGGCATCATGGCCGTGCCCGTGGCGCTGCTGATGATCGGCGGCGAGTTCGACCTGTCGGCCGGTGTGATGGTGACCAGCGCCGCGCTGGTCTCCTCGATGTTCAGCTACCAGATGACGGCCAACGTCTGGGCCGGCGCCGGCGTCTCGCTGCTCGCCATGCTCGCCGTCGGCTTCTTCAACGGCTTCGTGCTCACCCGCACCAAGCTGCCCAGCTTCATCATCACGCTGGCCACCTTCCTGATGCTGACCGGTCTGAACCTGGGCTTCACCAAGCTGATCGGCGGCACCGTCTCCACCAAGACCATCGGGGACATGGAGGGCTTCGAGTCCGCCCGCGCGGTCTTCGCCTCGCACCTGACGATCGGCGGCGTGGACCTCCAGGTCACCATCCTGTGGTGGCTCGGCCTGGTGGCCCTGGCCACCTGGGTCCTGCTGCGCACCCGCGCCGGCAACTGGATCTTCGCGGTGGGCGGCAACTCCGACGCGGCCCGCGCGGTCGGCGTCCCCGTCAAGGGCACCAAGATCGCCCTGTACATGGCGGTCGCCTTCTGCGCCTGGATCTCCGGCCAGCACCTGCTCATGTCGTACGACGTGGTGCAGTCCGGCGAGGGCGTCGGCAACGAACTCCTCTACATCATCGCGGCCGTCATCGGCGGCTGCCTGATGACCGGCGGCTACGGCTCCGCCATCGGCTCCGCGGTCGGCGCGTTCATCTTCGGCATGGCCAGCAAGGGCATCGTCTACGCGCAGTGGAACCCGGACTGGTTCAAGTTCTTCCTCGGCGCGATGCTGCTCCTGGCGACGCTGCTGAACGCCTGGGTGCGCAAGAGGGCGGAGGCCCGCAAATGA
- a CDS encoding ATP-binding cassette domain-containing protein, with protein sequence MSAAALVKLTDVSKFYGNIRALEGVSLEVHAGEITCVLGDNGAGKSTLIKIVAGLHQHDAGSFEIEGEETKLASPREALDRGIATVYQDLAVVPLMPVWRNFFLGSEPTKGAGPFKRLDVQHMRETTRSELLRMGIDLRDVDQPIGTLSGGERQCVAIARAVYFGAKVLVLDEPTAALGVKQSGVVLKYVAAARDAGLGVVLITHNPHHAYLVGDRFVLLKRGSMAGSHAKSEIGLDELTRQMAGGSELEQLSHELQRAPGPDVIGGKPVASGEG encoded by the coding sequence ATGAGTGCTGCTGCCCTGGTCAAGCTGACCGACGTCAGCAAGTTCTACGGGAACATCCGCGCCCTCGAAGGGGTCTCCCTGGAGGTCCACGCGGGCGAGATCACCTGTGTGCTCGGCGACAACGGCGCCGGCAAGTCCACCCTGATCAAGATCGTCGCGGGTCTGCACCAGCACGACGCCGGCAGCTTCGAGATCGAGGGCGAGGAGACGAAGCTCGCCTCCCCCCGCGAGGCCCTCGACCGCGGCATCGCCACGGTCTACCAGGACCTCGCGGTCGTCCCGCTCATGCCGGTCTGGCGGAACTTCTTCCTCGGCTCCGAGCCGACGAAGGGCGCCGGCCCCTTCAAGCGGCTCGACGTGCAGCACATGCGCGAGACCACCCGCAGCGAGCTGCTGCGCATGGGCATCGACCTGCGGGACGTCGACCAGCCCATCGGCACCCTCTCCGGCGGCGAGCGGCAGTGCGTGGCCATCGCGCGGGCGGTCTACTTCGGCGCGAAGGTGCTCGTCCTCGACGAGCCGACCGCGGCGCTCGGCGTCAAGCAGTCGGGCGTGGTCCTGAAGTACGTGGCCGCGGCGCGCGACGCCGGCCTGGGCGTGGTGTTGATCACCCACAATCCGCACCACGCGTATCTGGTCGGTGACCGCTTCGTGCTGCTCAAGCGCGGCTCGATGGCCGGCAGCCACGCCAAGTCGGAGATCGGCCTCGACGAGCTCACCCGCCAGATGGCGGGCGGCAGCGAGCTCGAGCAGCTCAGCCACGAGCTGCAGCGGGCCCCCGGTCCGGACGTGATCGGCGGCAAACCGGTCGCCTCCGGCGAGGGGTGA
- a CDS encoding ROK family glucokinase: MSMYRDLHRGAAKATVLRTVGTRERRSHLTAPRVPTVGIDIGGTKVMAGVVDADGTILEKVRTETPDKSKSPKVVEDTIVELVLDLSDRHDVHAVGIGAAGWVDADRNRVLFAPHLSWRNEPLRDRLAGRLAVPVMVDNDANTAAWAEWRFGAGRGEDHLVMITLGTGIGGAILEDGQVKRGKFGVAGEFGHMQVVPGGHRCPCGNRGCWEQYSSGNALVREARELAAAESPVAYGIIDRVGGNISEITGPLITELARSGDAMCVELLQDIGQWLGVGIANLAAALDPSCFVIGGGVSAADDLLIGPARDAFRRHLTGRGYRPEARIVKAQLGPEAGMVGAADLARLVARRFRRANRRRVERYERYARAGRA; encoded by the coding sequence ATGAGCATGTATCGCGACCTCCACCGGGGCGCGGCGAAGGCCACCGTGCTCCGGACCGTCGGCACGCGCGAGCGCCGCTCGCACCTGACCGCTCCGCGCGTCCCCACCGTCGGCATCGACATCGGTGGCACCAAGGTGATGGCGGGCGTCGTCGACGCCGACGGCACCATCCTGGAGAAGGTCCGCACCGAGACGCCGGACAAGTCCAAGAGCCCCAAGGTCGTCGAGGACACCATCGTCGAGCTGGTCCTCGACCTCTCCGACCGGCACGACGTCCACGCCGTGGGCATCGGCGCGGCCGGCTGGGTCGACGCCGACCGCAACCGCGTCCTGTTCGCCCCGCACCTGTCCTGGCGCAACGAGCCGCTGCGCGACCGCCTCGCCGGCCGCCTCGCCGTCCCCGTCATGGTCGACAACGACGCCAACACCGCCGCCTGGGCGGAGTGGCGCTTCGGCGCCGGCCGCGGCGAGGACCACCTCGTCATGATCACCCTCGGTACGGGCATCGGCGGCGCGATCCTCGAGGACGGCCAGGTCAAGCGCGGCAAGTTCGGCGTCGCCGGCGAGTTCGGCCACATGCAGGTCGTGCCCGGCGGCCACCGCTGCCCGTGCGGCAACCGCGGCTGCTGGGAGCAGTACAGCTCCGGCAACGCCCTGGTGCGCGAGGCCCGCGAGCTGGCCGCCGCCGAGTCCCCCGTCGCGTACGGGATCATCGACCGCGTCGGCGGCAACATCTCCGAGATCACCGGCCCCCTCATCACCGAGCTGGCCCGCTCCGGCGACGCCATGTGCGTCGAGCTGCTGCAGGACATCGGCCAGTGGCTCGGCGTCGGCATCGCCAACCTCGCCGCCGCCCTCGACCCCTCCTGCTTCGTCATCGGCGGCGGCGTCAGCGCCGCCGACGACCTGCTGATCGGCCCCGCCCGGGACGCCTTCCGCCGCCACCTCACCGGCCGCGGCTACCGCCCCGAGGCCCGCATCGTCAAGGCACAGCTCGGCCCCGAGGCCGGCATGGTCGGCGCCGCGGACCTGGCCCGGCTCGTCGCCCGCCGCTTCCGGCGCGCCAACCGCCGCCGCGTCGAGCGCTACGAGCGGTACGCGAGGGCGGGGCGCGCTTGA
- a CDS encoding EamA family transporter — protein sequence MRLRHLPAGTVGLIGLLNPVTGVQLGTSVAGETLTVQQLCGLVLLLAGVVLGQPKPAGRRDRSQVPPHAVADERSAQASSKRDAL from the coding sequence ATGAGACTGCGGCACCTGCCAGCAGGGACCGTCGGACTGATCGGACTGCTCAACCCCGTCACCGGCGTCCAGCTCGGCACATCTGTCGCCGGAGAGACGTTGACCGTTCAGCAACTGTGCGGACTGGTCCTGCTTCTGGCCGGAGTCGTCCTGGGTCAACCCAAGCCTGCCGGCCGCCGCGACAGAAGTCAGGTACCTCCCCATGCGGTGGCCGACGAGCGTTCTGCGCAAGCATCCTCTAAGCGCGATGCCCTGTGA